One genomic region from Lysobacterales bacterium encodes:
- a CDS encoding ferrous iron transporter B: MSATTLQLALLGNPNCGKTALFNRLTGSRQKVANYAGVTVERKEGRFSTPAGREVRVLDLPGAYSLDAASLDEAITREVVLGQRSDVDAPDVLVCVLDATNLRLHLRFALEILALRRPTLIVLNQMDAAQRRGIRIDREALAAELGVPVLETVAVKRHGAAELLAALDAPLPTGASREVESTADQHARVRSLLKRCVVMPERTARIDEQLDRVLLHPLYGLLILAVVMFCIFQAVFSWASPLSEGIDAGTAWLGATVAAALPEGPLASLLVDGVIAGLGGVVVFLPQILILFAFILSLEESGYLPRAAFLLDRMMSAAGLSGRSFIPLLSSFACAIPGIMATRSISDPRDRLATILVAPLMTCSARLPVYALLIAAFVPNESVGGLFNLQGLVLFALYLAGILSALAVAWLMKHFKRDQGEHPLLLELPSYRLPHVRDLAIGLWERGMIFLKRVGGIILAMTVLLWFLLSFPAPPEGATGAAIEYSLAGRIGHALAFVFAPLGFGWQICIALIPGLAAREVAVSSLATVYALSAVDDEAAAAALEPLIASDWSLATALSLLVWYIYAPMCLSTLATIKRETNSWKQMGFAAFYLFALAYVMALLTYQAAVALGAG, encoded by the coding sequence GGCAATCCCAACTGCGGCAAGACCGCCCTGTTCAACCGTCTGACCGGCAGCCGGCAGAAGGTCGCGAACTACGCGGGCGTGACGGTGGAGCGCAAGGAAGGCCGCTTCTCCACGCCGGCCGGCCGCGAGGTGCGCGTGCTGGACCTGCCCGGCGCCTACAGCCTGGATGCGGCAAGTCTGGACGAGGCCATCACCCGCGAAGTGGTGCTGGGCCAGCGCAGCGATGTCGATGCGCCCGATGTGCTGGTCTGCGTGCTCGACGCCACCAACCTGCGCCTGCACCTGCGCTTCGCGCTGGAGATTCTCGCCCTGCGCCGGCCGACGCTGATCGTGTTGAACCAGATGGATGCGGCCCAGCGGCGCGGCATCCGCATCGACCGCGAGGCGCTGGCCGCCGAACTGGGCGTGCCGGTGCTGGAAACCGTCGCGGTCAAGCGCCACGGTGCGGCCGAGCTGCTGGCCGCGCTGGATGCGCCGCTGCCGACGGGCGCGTCGCGCGAAGTCGAGAGCACTGCCGACCAGCACGCCCGCGTGCGCAGCCTGCTCAAGCGCTGCGTGGTGATGCCCGAGCGCACCGCGCGCATCGACGAGCAGCTCGACCGCGTCCTGCTGCATCCGCTGTACGGCCTGCTGATCCTCGCCGTGGTGATGTTCTGCATCTTCCAGGCGGTGTTCAGCTGGGCCTCGCCGCTCAGCGAAGGCATCGACGCCGGCACTGCTTGGCTGGGCGCGACGGTGGCCGCGGCGCTGCCGGAAGGCCCGCTGGCCAGCCTGCTGGTCGACGGCGTCATTGCGGGCCTGGGCGGCGTGGTGGTGTTCCTGCCGCAGATCCTGATCCTCTTCGCCTTCATCCTGTCGCTGGAGGAATCCGGCTACCTGCCGCGCGCCGCTTTCCTGCTCGACCGGATGATGTCGGCGGCCGGGCTGTCGGGGCGCAGCTTCATTCCGCTGCTGTCGAGCTTTGCCTGCGCCATCCCGGGCATCATGGCGACGCGAAGCATCAGCGATCCGCGCGACCGGCTGGCAACCATTCTCGTGGCGCCCCTGATGACCTGTTCGGCTCGATTGCCGGTCTACGCGCTGCTAATCGCGGCCTTCGTGCCCAATGAATCGGTCGGCGGACTGTTCAATCTGCAGGGCCTGGTGCTGTTCGCGCTGTACCTCGCGGGCATCCTGAGCGCGCTGGCCGTGGCCTGGCTGATGAAGCACTTCAAGCGCGATCAGGGCGAGCATCCGCTGCTGCTGGAGCTGCCCAGCTATCGCCTGCCGCACGTGCGCGACCTCGCCATCGGCCTGTGGGAGCGCGGCATGATCTTCTTGAAGCGCGTCGGCGGAATCATTCTCGCCATGACCGTGCTGCTGTGGTTCCTGCTGAGCTTCCCGGCGCCGCCGGAAGGCGCCACCGGGGCGGCCATCGAGTACAGCCTGGCCGGGCGCATCGGCCACGCGCTGGCCTTCGTGTTCGCGCCGCTGGGCTTTGGCTGGCAGATCTGCATCGCGCTGATCCCGGGTCTGGCTGCACGCGAGGTGGCGGTGTCCTCGCTGGCCACGGTGTATGCGCTGTCGGCGGTTGACGACGAGGCGGCGGCGGCGGCGCTCGAACCGCTGATCGCCAGCGACTGGTCGCTGGCCACCGCGCTGTCCCTGCTGGTCTGGTACATCTACGCGCCGATGTGCCTGTCGACGTTGGCGACGATCAAGCGCGAGACCAACTCCTGGAAGCAGATGGGCTTCGCCGCCTTCTACCTGTTCGCGCTGGCCTATGTGATGGCGCTGCTGACCTACCAGGCCGCCGTGGCGCTGGGAGCGGGCTGA
- a CDS encoding MFS transporter, producing the protein MHATAPERLRIRRPHTPPTPAVRRRELWAWMMFDFANSGYTTVVITAVFSAYFVATVAGDAEWATFAWTAALSLSYALILISAPVLGAWADLRAGKRSLLWWTTGLCVLGTAALAWTGPGSVVLALVLIVLTNTVYGTGENVIAAFLPELAREEAMGRLSGYGWAVGYLGGLAILAVCLWWITSADARGSDTVAAVQQSMLFTALAFALAALPTLLLLRERARPQPLPPGGALLATAFSRVRESLLGSAGLTDLRRLLACIVFYQAGVATVIAIAAIFTTQALGFTTAESIQLILVVNVTAAAGAFLFGWLQDRVGHKPLLALSLLGWLLAIGLFWFSESRSVVWAAANVAGLCMGASQSVGRALVGVLCPPAREAEIFGLWGLAVKLASILGPLSYGAVSWISGGDHRTAMLCTALFFIAGLAILLGIDIERGRAARDLA; encoded by the coding sequence ATGCACGCCACAGCCCCCGAGCGCCTGCGCATCCGTCGTCCGCATACGCCGCCCACGCCGGCGGTGCGGCGACGCGAGCTGTGGGCCTGGATGATGTTCGACTTCGCCAACTCCGGGTACACCACGGTGGTCATCACCGCGGTGTTCAGCGCCTACTTCGTCGCCACGGTGGCCGGTGACGCGGAATGGGCGACCTTCGCGTGGACGGCGGCGCTGTCGCTGTCCTACGCGCTGATCCTGATCAGCGCGCCGGTGCTGGGCGCCTGGGCCGATCTGCGCGCCGGCAAGCGCTCGCTGCTGTGGTGGACGACGGGGCTCTGCGTGCTGGGCACAGCCGCCCTGGCCTGGACCGGGCCCGGCAGCGTGGTGCTGGCGCTGGTGCTGATCGTGCTCACAAACACCGTCTATGGCACCGGCGAGAACGTGATCGCCGCCTTCCTGCCCGAGCTGGCGCGCGAGGAGGCGATGGGCCGACTTTCGGGCTACGGCTGGGCGGTGGGCTATCTCGGCGGGCTGGCGATCCTCGCGGTCTGCCTGTGGTGGATCACTTCCGCGGACGCGCGCGGCTCGGACACCGTCGCGGCCGTGCAGCAGTCGATGCTGTTCACCGCCTTGGCGTTTGCCTTGGCTGCATTGCCGACTCTGCTGCTGCTGCGCGAGCGCGCGCGGCCGCAGCCCTTGCCGCCCGGCGGCGCGCTGCTGGCGACTGCGTTCTCACGCGTGCGCGAATCGCTGCTTGGCAGCGCCGGGCTGACCGATCTGCGTCGGCTGCTGGCCTGCATCGTGTTCTACCAGGCCGGCGTGGCGACGGTGATCGCGATCGCCGCGATCTTCACCACCCAGGCCCTGGGCTTCACCACCGCGGAGAGCATCCAGCTGATCCTGGTGGTCAACGTCACCGCGGCGGCCGGCGCCTTTCTGTTCGGCTGGCTGCAGGATCGTGTCGGCCACAAGCCGCTGCTGGCGCTGTCGCTGCTGGGCTGGCTGCTGGCGATCGGCCTGTTCTGGTTTTCGGAGTCGCGCAGCGTGGTCTGGGCCGCCGCGAACGTCGCCGGGCTGTGCATGGGCGCGTCGCAGAGCGTGGGCCGCGCGCTGGTCGGCGTGCTGTGTCCGCCCGCGCGCGAAGCCGAGATCTTCGGCCTCTGGGGGCTGGCGGTGAAGCTCGCCAGCATTCTCGGCCCTCTGTCCTACGGCGCCGTCAGCTGGATCAGCGGCGGCGACCACCGCACCGCCATGCTGTGCACCGCGCTGTTCTTCATCGCGGGCCTTGCGATCCTCCTCGGCATCGACATCGAGCGCGGCCGCGCCGCGCGCGACCTCGCATAG
- a CDS encoding wax ester/triacylglycerol synthase family O-acyltransferase: MPNTAAKTARGAPKREAMSKVDTAWLRMERPTNLMMITGVLMFAERLELAALKTLIRERFLAFPRFRQKAVDAATGAHWEDDEDFDLDWHVRLTALPGQADQAALENLVSLLASTALDHSKPLWQFHLVETYGGGSALIARVHHCYADGIALVQVLLSLTDVSREPKPGADLPRAWLKDDGEKVTKRFFDPAFQQFDRAMKMGGKMMEKSLEMYRDPGLAAVLAKEGGEIARELGHVLLLPDDPDTPLKAGLGVSKRCAWAEPLPLQEVKTIARALGCTVNDVLLAAVAGALRAYLLESGFDPNGCGIRATVPVNLRPLEHAKKLGNHFGLVFLDLPIHESNPLRRLQHVADNMREIKSSRQAIMTFGVLAALGMAPPAVQKLALELFSKKGTAVATNVPGPQMPLYMAGSEVGDMMFWVPQTGSIGVGISILSYNDRVHFGLISDAKCIARPQEVIDRFAPEFEKMLLATLLEDWTAPIRPEDAEDTLRRCLQSPESFTRATPSKTRKAPRSSKKLAGA; the protein is encoded by the coding sequence ATGCCAAACACAGCTGCGAAGACAGCGCGCGGCGCGCCCAAGCGCGAGGCCATGTCGAAGGTCGACACCGCCTGGCTGCGCATGGAGCGGCCGACGAATCTGATGATGATCACCGGTGTGCTGATGTTCGCCGAGCGGCTTGAACTCGCCGCGCTGAAGACGCTGATCCGCGAGCGCTTTCTTGCCTTCCCGCGCTTCCGTCAGAAGGCCGTGGACGCCGCCACCGGCGCGCACTGGGAGGACGATGAGGACTTCGATCTCGACTGGCATGTGCGGCTGACCGCGCTGCCGGGACAGGCCGACCAAGCCGCGCTGGAGAACCTCGTCAGCCTGCTCGCTTCGACTGCGCTTGATCACTCCAAACCGCTTTGGCAGTTCCACCTGGTCGAGACCTACGGCGGCGGCAGCGCGCTGATCGCCCGCGTCCACCACTGCTACGCCGACGGCATCGCACTGGTGCAGGTGCTGCTTTCGCTCACCGACGTCAGTCGCGAGCCCAAGCCCGGCGCCGACCTGCCGCGCGCCTGGCTGAAGGACGACGGCGAGAAGGTCACCAAGCGCTTCTTCGATCCCGCTTTCCAGCAGTTTGACCGCGCCATGAAGATGGGCGGCAAGATGATGGAGAAGAGCCTTGAGATGTATCGCGACCCTGGCCTCGCCGCAGTGCTTGCGAAGGAAGGCGGCGAGATCGCCCGCGAGCTCGGCCACGTGCTGCTGCTGCCGGATGATCCCGACACCCCGCTCAAGGCGGGGCTGGGGGTGAGCAAGCGCTGCGCCTGGGCCGAGCCGCTGCCGCTGCAGGAGGTCAAGACAATCGCCCGCGCGCTGGGCTGTACGGTCAACGATGTACTGCTGGCTGCGGTCGCCGGCGCCCTGCGCGCCTATCTTCTGGAGAGCGGCTTCGATCCGAATGGCTGCGGTATCCGCGCCACCGTGCCGGTGAACCTGCGGCCGCTGGAACACGCCAAGAAGCTCGGCAACCATTTCGGCCTGGTCTTCCTCGACCTGCCGATCCACGAGTCGAACCCGCTGCGCCGGCTGCAGCATGTCGCCGACAACATGCGTGAGATCAAGTCCTCGCGGCAGGCGATCATGACCTTCGGCGTGCTGGCCGCGCTCGGCATGGCGCCGCCGGCGGTGCAGAAGCTGGCGCTTGAGCTCTTCAGCAAGAAGGGCACGGCGGTGGCGACCAATGTGCCGGGGCCGCAGATGCCGCTGTACATGGCGGGCTCGGAAGTCGGCGACATGATGTTCTGGGTGCCGCAGACGGGCAGTATCGGTGTCGGCATCAGCATCCTCAGCTACAACGACCGCGTGCACTTCGGCCTGATCAGCGACGCCAAGTGCATCGCCCGACCGCAGGAGGTCATCGACCGCTTTGCGCCGGAGTTCGAGAAGATGCTGCTGGCGACTCTGCTGGAAGACTGGACCGCCCCCATCCGCCCCGAAGACGCCGAAGACACCCTGCGCCGCTGCCTGCAGTCGCCCGAGAGCTTCACCCGCGCGACGCCCTCCAAGACCCGCAAGGCGCCGCGCAGCAGCAAGAAGCTCGCGGGCGCCTGA